ctgagctgggagcctgacgtggaactcgatcccaggactccgggatcatgacctgagccaaaggcagtcacttaactgactgagccacccaggcgcccagcctctgactcttgatttcggcttgggtcgtgatctcagggtcatgcattgggcttcacactcagcgtggaatctacttgagattccctctccctctcccctccccctacttgagCGAGcacgtgagctctctctctctaaaagaaataggaaataaataaatgaaaattcttgGTCCAAACTATTAACACATctacaatattaaataaaacaagtaatattttcaattcattttaaagaataccTCAGCATGTCTTCAAAGTAAATGTGAAAAGTTAAGGCATACCAATATGTCTGAAATTAACAGCTGTAGAGTATCTTATTTCTCTTAGAAGTCCACtgggaaatagaaatatttgaagatgtAAACAATTCATAAAAATGAACTGACATGTAGGAAACCTCACATACTAAGAAAACATTCACTGAGCTTCTCCTATGTGCTTGACATTAATAATCAGGGTTATAGACTCAAGAAACTCACTATCTAGTAGGGGCATGCCTCCTTATAAGGGAATCAGAAAGGTTGAACTTTACTATCTTTAAGAAACTGAGAAACCAGTGAAGGATTTTCAGTAGTAGAGAAATATGGTAAATTTCATAGACTGGCTAACCCACTATCCATTCCCCTTTTTCTGTTGTCTACATTTACTGAAGAAACTAGGAAAGGTAAAGGCTCACATTCCAAGCCTTTCTTGCAGTGAGAGATGGTCATGTTAACAAAATTCTGGTCAGTAAAATATAAATCTACTTGCAAAGGCTTCCGGCAAAGCTACCGATTTCCTGATGACTATCCAGGGTTTGCTCTACCCCTTGCCTTCTTGACTTAACTCCGGTTATACCTAAAACTAGCCAGATATCCTGTAACCCAAAGGGCAAGACCAAAAGTGTCCCAGATAACACAGCAATGATGCCATTGGACTACTTAAGCAAAGCCTGCAGCCATCTCCAGATTTcttattcaaaattataaatctatTTAAGTGATTTAAATTGGGCTTTCTGTTATCCGAGTCTAAATGTCTAactaataaaatttgtaaaaatgtgtgttttagaATGCCATTCCTGAGTTAGTGTGGAGGGTGGATTAAGAAGAGGGCAAGTAGGAAGGTAGTGAGACTTGTTAGGAAGTTATTAAGGTAcactaaggaagaaaaacaagggcCTGCCTGAACTAAAATAACTGCAGTGGGGATAATGAGGAAAATACGGATTACAGAGATATTAAAAAGATGGAAGAGACAGGGCAAAATGAAGAAACTCTCAAATGTCTTCTAAATTTCTAATTTGAGCAAATAGATGGATGGCTGTGCTGTTCTGAGACAAATATAGTGAGGGACTGATAAGTTCAGCTTTGGACATACTCAGTTTGATACCTATGGGACAGTGTGAAAACGATGAGAAGGCAGTTGACTATGGTTCTTGAAGTCAAGAGTGAGGTCTGGATTGGAGAAATCCAGATTTGACAGTAACCATCATATAGGGTAGTACTGTCCAACAGAACTAATAATgtaagccacatatgtaattctaaagtaaaaatagatactaattttactttaaactcaaaataaccaaaatattatttcaacgtATTATCAATGTGATAATGTACATGCTAAGTCTTTAAAATCTGATGTGTATTTTACTCATAAAGCACATCTGTTAATCTGAATGCCTTTTTTCATCACAAGTActtgatttatatataaatttcataaaatttacagttgaaaagCAGATTCATATATCCAAATTGTTCCAAACAGTTGTTTTCCAATAAccgaaagaaaataattttcctttattatttacaTCCACATCGAAAAAATCCTgttcatcctttttaaaaagaattggtTTACTTTCAAAGCAAAAGTGTATCAATTTGAAAAGATTGTATTTGTCTAAGTAAATCCAATAAATTTTGGGTCAGCTCAGTATTGTTAACACAGAATTCCAAATTAATGagtaaatttaaaagcaaattaataaaacatttttcatataatttttataggaAATTTACATAACAATGTCAAATACAGTTAAAATCTTGTGCATGCCGATTCATattagaaaaatgtgtaaaattattatttattttttaaagtttctatttcaaaataaattctagtgCTTGTCTAAATAGGGcacaaagctttttctttttcttggagcttcaaatttaggtctttcatatGCCATATATTGGGGAGAAAaccaccattttttttattatgatgttatgttaatcaccatacattacatcattagtttttgatgtagagttccatgattcattgtttgcgtataacacccagtgctccatgcagaacgtgccctccttaatacccatcaccaggttaacccatccccccgccccccccctagaatcctgtttgtttttcatagtccatagtctctcatggttcatctccatttttttttttaaagtaagctctacacctaaTATGggttgaacccacaaccccgagatcaagagtcacatgctccaccaaatgagccatccaTGTGCCCCCACCTTTTTCTCCttgattattaaatatttggcTAGCATTTCTGTTGCTGCAAGAGAATCTTGAACTAGTGTTTACAGTAAGTTTTTTAGAATTCTTCCACAGTTCAACCAACTAGCAAAGTACGTAAGATCACTAAActgtcttttaattctttcagcaaTCCTATTAGCTGATGTTGATTCATAGTGTTTGCGCTCATATAATGAACACTTAACTGTACCCATGAGACCTGTCATAGAGACCATTTCAAAAAATTGACCACAACTATCTTCAAAATGTATCATacagggagcgcctgggtggctcggttgttaagcgtctgcttttggctcagtcatgatcccggggtcctgggatcgagccccgcatcgggctccctgctcagtgggaggcctgcttctccctctcccatcccccctgcttgtgttcctgctcttgctctctgtcaaataaataaaaatcttaaaaagaaaaaaatatatcatacagGTAGAATGAATAAGGGGAATGTCTCGtttaaaaatttcagtaagaTCTGACATTTTACCTAACCTACCTAGAATGCTATTTATTGTaagagaagtaattttttttctcatctatctGAAACTCCTCTAACAAATATGAGAGATTAAAAAACAGctacaaaggggcgcctgggtggctcagatggttggtgtctgcctttggctcaggtcatgatctccgggtcctgggatcaagccccgcgtgggctccctgctcagcagggagtctgcttctccctctccctctgcctctccccactgctcctgctctgtctcaaatgaataaataaaaagttcttaaaaaaataatagctacacaggggcacctggctggctcagttggtagaggaaacaactcttgatcttggggtcatgaattcaagccccactgtggacatagagcttactttaaaaaaaaaaaaaaagctacacaagtttgatttttttaggcCATGAATTCAAATTATTTCTGCATAAATGTTTAAGTCCTATGAGACAAAATGTACTCCAAGTTTTGATCTGCAGCTCTTACATTACATAACTCatccaaagaaaaatacttatttttcagattttggatcaattaatctttgatagTTAGGAAGGTCCTGTATTCTACAATGTTTGGTTACTTAAGGACTTCgtactactttttttctttttttaaagattttatttgacagagagagagacagagagagagagaacacaagcagggggagtgggagagggagaaacaggcttcccgctgagcagggacccccgatgcagggctggatcccaggaccctgggaccatgacctgagccgaaggcagacgcttaacctactgagccacccaggcaccccaggactttGTACTttcttaataaaacatttttaaggctttaatTCATAATTTTCTAACAATTTctattactgaaatattttattatctattcaaaaccaatttttttttcacgtGAAAATCCAAGCTGTTTTATAGCTGGCTAAACTTATAATCAaccctttaaaaattgtttaaaagtttttttgttcAACATTTAATTCTGATTTCAAGTgactaaatttaattttactttgaaagatttcattcattatGCATTTGCTGAAACTGTCTCAGTATTACCCACTTTACTGTCTTTGTTAAATAAGTTTTTCTCAGCCACAGCCAACTGCAATTAACCATTCATCATGAAATGCATACCATACCTTCTTCCACTGTTTATTGTTCCAGTTGTAGTACTAGTTTCTgcatctctatttctttttcagtaagcCTTCAGTAagccattttaaattaaaaaatgtgcatattCATGTCTgaactagaaaaatatatttaaaataaataattcaatttaattatcaATTATGATTTACATTATCACTGTAATTCCTATTGTCTATATAAAATACTCAGGTAAAGATGCTGTTACATccaattcatagaaaaaaataatgtgcacCGAATCCATCTGTTGACACCAATTCACTGATGTGTTTTTAAGTAATATTACACATGACACAGGAGTTTGACAGGCACACTACAAGAATCATGAACAAGGTAACAAGTTAAAtgtatttctacaaaaaaaaagttgagttaAAAGTATTTTACACtgcatttttctaattaattaactTAGTCCTACTGAGctcatttcaagtgcttaatagcCACCCATAGCTAGAGATTACTGTATTAGCACATACAGAAGTGATTAACAGCCAAAAAGCTTGcagtttttattctatttctcatttattttatataatttccagGGCTTTGAACTTTTGCATCCTTActaaaaggcaagagaaatggaaatggttGGATGTTCTGTACAGGACTCCTTGTAATATACACCATGGCCTACTCTAGGAGACATGGGCCAATCTGTAAAAAACTATATAGCTCCTAAAAACAATCAACTTTATCTCTTTGGAGAATGCCTTTTAAACATGTTAATGTAAGTTTAaaaatgggctttaaaaaaatgttttatatataagatGTGTAGCACACAATTTGCAAATGATAACATATATAATACCCTTTATTGTAAATTCCATATAGCTAACTGATTCCCATAGAaggcttttgttgatttttgcctaACTCTTGTATCTGTAGCCAACCTATGGTTACAATGTGACCAGGACTTTACAAATGGAGTTGCATCCCAATCTGCTAACTCCTTCCCTAATAAATTTATTGTCATTAGATCTGATATGTGATCTATTGTTAAACTATTTCTCACCCTTGTACAAATTATGTTCATTAAATTGAAACCTCTTTCAGCTTCAGCATTATTGATTGCAATAGTGTTAACTATCTTTTTAGCTTTTTGTATAGTTGTAGGAATCGAaacattgattgattttatattattatttacaaattCCCGAAAATCATTCAAatcaattttgtattttaaaatttcacatagatgaaataattttttttcaccagCTATCCATGGTGAAGTTATTTCTTCATAAGGCCATGTAGAAGGTTCTAGCaagtcaaaataattaaaaatactttcatcaTGGTTTCTGTCAGATACAAGACGTAAATGCATGTGttcaattatattttctattaacaTACTCCTAGGAAGagcattgtatttattatttttattaaatggaaTATCTTTAAACTTATCTGACTTAATCAAACCTTCAATTTGAGACTCATGCTTTCCAgtaccaatttttaaattttccaaagctCTTATGGTACGTTTGATCAATTTTTGTGCTTTCTGAATGTTAGTTGATCTGGACTGTAATGCAGTTGAAAGTAGTGACAATTCTTCAAGAATGTCAATCATTAAAGCAAGGTCTTGCAAAAAATGAATGTTAGCTAATCTCTTTGCCAAACCAGAGTAAGAATTAGAGAAATGCATATATAATACAGGATATGCATGCCATACAGCAGTAGCAGCTTGTAAACTACATGCCGCCCATCTTGGTCCCATCACCCAtccaattttaataatttcaatttcAAGATCTTTAGCTACAGTTTCTAAAagcttgttttgatttttattagaCTGGtgataaatggaataaattttatcaagaaatagtttaaaatgattaacttgttttatttcagatattgaaTCATCAAGCGACAATTGCAATCGATAGTTTAAACAGTCCCAAATAATGATTTTAGGAAAATTTTCTAACAACTTTGTAGCTACTCCAGCCTTTCTTCCCAGGATTGTATTAGCACCATCAGAACAAAATGCAATTAAATTTGCTTTCAAATATTCATTAGTAAAGCCACAATCATTTAAAGAACTCAGTATTGTATTGAAAATACACTCTGCTGAGGTTGACACCAATTCTTTTAAAGCAACAAATAACATAACTGGTGCAGGAGCCGACTGAACTGTGCACTGGAGATAAATCATTAGAGTGCTTTTCTTCGAAACTGTAGATGCCTCATCAATTATGATGCAGATTTTGGCATTCTCttctacaatatttttaaatatcttcattttcatttcttttgcaatATGTTCTGCTATTCTTGTTGCACTGTATCGTGTATTTAAACAGTTGacctctccatttttctcttgtaattCTATTGCCCCCtcaatatcagataaaggtctattATGTTTTACTAAACTGTAAACAGTATTGAAAACTTTTACTGTagcatcaatatttttattattttgtttatgcaCTAAATCAGAAATTGAGTCATTAACTGATTCCTTTAACAAATCCTGAATTTTACCATGGGCTTTAGAAACATCGTGTTCCCTAATTTTTTTCCGCAGAGAAGCCTGTCTAGTAGTTTTATTACTGCCATTAGGGGTTACTAAATATGCAATCCATTCCTTGGACACATGGACATGCTTTTCTGCTTTCGATCCCAAATGCCGAACTGTTGAACAATCCTTACATCCTAATCTACCTTCTCTTATTTCAAGCCATTTGTACTGTTCTGTAAACATAAATGCTTGTTTTTCATTCCAACAATCTGGAAGCACAAGattatctgtttcttcctttgaTGAACATGATGGATTTTCTTCAATGATTGGTTGTTCAACATATTTGAAATTTGATTCCTTTGACTTAGACAATCCACAACGATTTTTGCTAttactttctgtgtctgttttcaccttcttcacatttaaaaaacGCAAAAAATCTCCCTGTCGTTTTGGCATTTTAGGGAAcagaatctgaaaaataatttcacatatatAAGTAAAGTTCTTGATAACACTTTAAGGGTTAATGTAAAAATttctgttaatgatttctttataaaattttagaaataaattttgaattaaaatacttAACGTTGATTTTCAATTTGTACCCGTAACTTCAATATGACTTGCTATTTGTTGAAAAATTCACTATcagttttttataaagtttatttttttagtaatctctacacccaatgtggggcttgaactcacgatcctgaaaTCAAAAGCTGCATGCTCCTCCTGAGTCAGGCAAGcgtggttttaaaaattttatagccAATAATGTCACGAAATTGAATGTTTGATTAACATCCAATTGAACAAAGAAGTTGCTCATATGATTTACAAATGAGTATAGCTCCAATGTGAAAAGtggttaatattttcatttaataagatGAAAAGTGAAAGTGAAGATGTATACCAGAACTCCACTGGCTCATCAATGACATCAACATCTTTGttgaatcaaagaagaattttcaAGTATTACAAGGTTTCCTCAATTGTTCATACAGCACACAGTCCAGCAATTTAGAGATGTATCACATTTTTAGGCTTAATCTGAATTAACATTTTATCCACCACTTTCTTAAGTTTAgataatcaataaataataaatcaagcCCCGATTTGTAGTTTGACATTTACCTTGGTGTAAATACTCCAATCAAGTTGCAGGAGCATGCTGTTATATAGTATTTCTACCACTCAGATACAATAGGTGTAAATAATCTCAAATTAAGATATGATTTTTGAGTATTTACTACcttaaatgtaataatttatttccttgtaactttatatacttcaatttttaacatatactttaatttttaataatggctatgTTTAACATATCAGCTCACAAAATCTTTTTCTCCTGAAAATCTTACAATCAGTTCTTCCAAGTCAGTTCAAGCCACCACCAACACACTTTGCACTTAATGACAGAACTGAAAAACCACAAATATAATATACTTACATCACTATGACAGGTGCTAGGCTCTTCATTATCACCACAGACCAAATCAAAGTATTCAAGAACACTTTTTGATGGTCCTTCCTAAAAAGCAATTGAGCAAATTTACAAGTCATGAAAACCATTCAAACCACACTTGCATTTACAATCAGtaggtttttgttgttggaaTTAGCAAAACTTCTTCCTTCCTAAGGAGGATTGCAGGTGGCACAGAATAATCAGAAACAGAAGCAGCACAAGAAAAGAGTAGATGAATAAGCAATGATGACAAAACCCAAAGAGAAACTAAATCTACATAGGGGAATAAAGCCATGTGGATtcctttggaaatgaaaaatagtgcAGGAATAGTATTAAAAAGATACATCATAGTACTATATTCTTTAACTGGATGACTATCAATAATCTTTTAGATATCTAAGCTCAaaatcagagttctttttttttttttaagattttatttatttgacagagagagacacaacaagatagggaacacaagcaaggggagtgggagagggagaagcaggcttcctgcgtagcagggagcccgatgcagggctcgatcctaggaccctgggatcatgacctgagccgaaggcagatgcttaacgactgagccacccaggtgccccaaaatcagAGTTCTTAAATAGCTCTGCTTTATCCTCCGTATCCTTTCACAAGCAAACATCAAGCCCTGATTTTCTCAATTCTTTCTTTACATATATACTACCTACAGAATACACCAGGCCCTAAATACCTGGATGAAAAACCTAGATTTTACTCTATAGGTAAATGAACCAATCAATAGTGCTGAGATGGGGATAACATTAGAGCTGTGGTTCAACATTAGGAAAGTATGAAGTGTGGGAAGACTAGTAACAAGATAATCCAGACAATAGTAACGTAGTACTAAACCAGAGTGAAGGCCAGAAGAACAATCTGGAAGTACACTCTTCTGTATGtatattacaataaaattttatgtcAAAGGTAAGGGCTCTTTTTGTACCTACAAATTTTTATCATTCCTTTCTTTCAGGATATTGTGTTTATTTAGCTACATGCACGCATATATGTATATGGCAGAACACAAAGAGGAAGCTGTGCTATAATGCAGACTGAAGGCTGGAAAGCGATTTATAGAAAGACTAAGGAACCCATAATAGAATACATCAAGTAGTAACTTTTTGTATCTGAAGAACTGTCAAGCAGAGAACTGTACCCAGCAGCATTTCATCTTTACTGGATggtactattaaaaaaaagagaaataagcatACCCTGGTAGAGCCCAGCATAGGATGGGGTTACAAAGGGAAGTAAATTCTGtctctgagtattttttttatttaaagattttatttatttatttgacagagagagatagcgagagcaggaacacaagcagggggagtgggagaggaagaagcaggcttcccaccgagcagggagcccgatgcggggctcaatcccaggaccctggggatcatgacctgagccgaaggcagacacttaatgactgagccacccagacgccctgccCTGTCTCTGAGTATATGTTAAAGCTGAATTAtcactgtttttttaatgtggaaacaTTTAAATGCAATAGGGGGGTGGCTGGCTAGCTCAATTGTAGGagtgtgtgactcctgatctcatggttgtaggtttgagccccatgttgtatatagagattacttaacaataaaatctgaaaaaataaataaataaaggcagtaGGGGTATTTTTACTCTCTTCTTTCTGATACTGAATTCCATTCAGAGTATACAAGCATACCTCTGAAATATTataggttcagttccagaccagtATAATAAAGCGAGTATCACAagaaagtgagtcaaatgaattttttggtttcccagtgcatataaaagttatgtttatactatactgtagtctattaagtatgtctaaaaaaaaatgtacacagctgattaaaaaagtactttattgctaaaaaaaacgCTTACCATCACCTGTGCTTTCAGTGAGTTAtcatcactgatcacagatcaccataacaaatacaataataatgaaaaagtttgaaatactgtggGAATTACTGAAACgtgacagagacacaaagtgagcagaTGCTGTTGGTAAAATGGTGCCAAT
Above is a window of Zalophus californianus isolate mZalCal1 chromosome 7, mZalCal1.pri.v2, whole genome shotgun sequence DNA encoding:
- the KIAA1586 gene encoding E3 SUMO-protein ligase KIAA1586 homolog, which translates into the protein MGDPASEIIESVPAAGPEASEATTDENEDDIQFVSEGPSKSVLEYFDLVCGDNEEPSTCHSDILFPKMPKRQGDFLRFLNVKKVKTDTESNSKNRCGLSKSKESNFKYVEQPIIEENPSCSSKEETDNLVLPDCWNEKQAFMFTEQYKWLEIREGRLGCKDCSTVRHLGSKAEKHVHVSKEWIAYLVTPNGSNKTTRQASLRKKIREHDVSKAHGKIQDLLKESVNDSISDLVHKQNNKNIDATVKVFNTVYSLVKHNRPLSDIEGAIELQEKNGEVNCLNTRYSATRIAEHIAKEMKMKIFKNIVEENAKICIIIDEASTVSKKSTLMIYLQCTVQSAPAPVMLFVALKELVSTSAECIFNTILSSLNDCGFTNEYLKANLIAFCSDGANTILGRKAGVATKLLENFPKIIIWDCLNYRLQLSLDDSISEIKQVNHFKLFLDKIYSIYHQSNKNQNKLLETVAKDLEIEIIKIGWVMGPRWAACSLQAATAVWHAYPVLYMHFSNSYSGLAKRLANIHFLQDLALMIDILEELSLLSTALQSRSTNIQKAQKLIKRTIRALENLKIGTGKHESQIEGLIKSDKFKDIPFNKNNKYNALPRSMLIENIIEHMHLRLVSDRNHDESIFNYFDLLEPSTWPYEEITSPWIAGEKKLFHLCEILKYKIDLNDFREFVNNNIKSINVSIPTTIQKAKKIVNTIAINNAEAERGFNLMNIICTRVRNSLTIDHISDLMTINLLGKELADWDATPFVKSWSHCNHRLATDTRVRQKSTKAFYGNQLAIWNLQ